The DNA window CCGGCTTCGCCCTGGCGGGCCGACTCCGGTCAGTCTGCCTGAGGGGGCCTCTCATGGGCAATGGGCCGGCATATCCCCGCCGCTCTCATTGGCCATAGACGCAAAAAAAGACCCGGCAGGTATCAAACTACCTGACCGAGTACAGCTCAACCATTACCGATATTCCACTTCCACTATTTCCCTTTTTGTTTCCACGATAAACCCGCAAATTTCTTTTTGGTACACGCCGTGTCGGTCCGGTATTTCACGATCACCTTGACCATGAAGACCACTCTTTTCCAGAGTGGCCCCAGGGGTAATACAAGAGAAGATGCCACCAGGTGAAAAAATGGAAAGAGTGGTGAATGGCAGCTTTTTCATTTTTTCACCTGTTGACAGCTCTCGCAGCACAGTTCTCGAGGTGTTCTGGCTTAAGTACACTCTACAGGCAGAGGTTGAGAAAATTACTTGGCGGTGAGAACGAAAGCCGTATCTGATATTTTCCCGTTTCCCTAGCTATCAGTGATTCCCATCGGCTTTGGACTCGGACCTAGCTTCTCAATCGAGTTATGAGACATCCGCTAGGTTGCAAGCCCTAGACGGGTTTGCTGGCGGAGGGAAGTTCTGGGAAACCTCTCTTTGGAATCGGTATGAAAAACCAGCGTCATAGTCGCTGAGTTGGGTTATTTTTTAAAGGTTTAAGATACACTTAATAACCAAAGACATAAAATGGAGAGTGCAGCCGAAAGAATCGCTTGGAAAAGTTTCCATTTCTTCTCTTTTTCTGTTTTATTGTAATAATCCAACCAATAAAAGATTGCAAGTAAACCCCAACCAACTGAACCGAACCACAAGCGTTTCGTGTCTGTAAAGATAAGAGAAGCTAGCAAAAAAAGTAGAGCGAGAGTTTTCATTAAGATATTCCTCCACATTATAAAGCTCACTTTCACTACTATCATAGTTGGATAGAAAATAGTTTACAACAATAGTATTTTAAATAAAGTATACTTTTACTCTGTTGATAACCTTTATCATTCATGGCGATGAACTTAGAAAAGGCGCCGGGAACTTACCCTACGATAAACCTCAGATCAACGAACAATGTTTTCCAACGTTTTAACTCCGGTGGTTAATACAAAGATCTATGTCCCATATGGGCTTGCCCTATTGGGATTGTCCTTACTATACCTCGCAGGCGGCCGCCTTGGCGGTGTGGTAACACAACACAAGCCCAGTGTACTGTTACCACTAGGCTTTGCTATTCCGGCATTCCCAATTCGTAAACACAGAGGGTTGAACAACAAGGGGTAGCGTATTTATAGCTACAGATGTTATTAGAGATGGAGGTGTGTTTATGGCAATTAGAATTCGTGAGGGGACGCTCAATGACTGTTCTGCTATTGCAAAAGTTCATGTCGATAGTTGGCGTACCACTTACAACTCCATTGTTCCAAATGAATATCTAATCAACATGTCTTATTCCGACAGTGAGAAGAGATGGATTAAGCGGCTACAACAGGCCGACAATCAACACAAATTGTATGTTGCGGAAAATGAGTCCGGGACAATTGTTGGATTCGCAGGTGGAGGACGTGAACGTTCTGGCGTACCCGGTTACGACGGTGAATTGTACGCTATATATCTGCTAAAAGAGTTTCAACGACAAGGCATTGGTAAACTACTTTTTAAGGCAGTGGTTGATCACCTTGCGACACAATTTCGCTCGATGCTTGTGTGGGTCTTGGCAGAAAATGATTCCCGTTACTTTTATGAAGCTCTTGGAGGTATCTATATCCGTGAGAGCACAATTACGATTGCTGGAAAGGAACTTAAAGAAGTCGCCTACGGATGGGATGATATTCGAAAGTTAAAAGATAACCTGTAGTGAAACACAACGAGTGGACATCAGCAGATGTCTGGGTAAAATCCGGTCGGCAATCGCCTGATGGATCCGTCATGGGCCACTCTGGAAAATAGCGGCTTCATAGAGGGTCAAAACGAAAAGGAGTGTTTCGATGCCGTCTGTTGAAACGGTATGGATACAGGGTCAGGGCTTCTGCAATGAAGATCGGCTCATCATAGATCAGTCGCGCGGTTTGTACGGTGTGGCGGACGGAGCCACCGGTCTGGACCGTTTCAGGGATGAGAACGGTCTGACGGGCGGGGCGA is part of the Polycladomyces subterraneus genome and encodes:
- a CDS encoding GNAT family N-acetyltransferase, whose amino-acid sequence is MAIRIREGTLNDCSAIAKVHVDSWRTTYNSIVPNEYLINMSYSDSEKRWIKRLQQADNQHKLYVAENESGTIVGFAGGGRERSGVPGYDGELYAIYLLKEFQRQGIGKLLFKAVVDHLATQFRSMLVWVLAENDSRYFYEALGGIYIRESTITIAGKELKEVAYGWDDIRKLKDNL